In a single window of the Cupriavidus basilensis genome:
- the phnA gene encoding phosphonoacetate hydrolase: MSNPNLSSVAAPSITVNQRTYQWMKQPVVVVCVDGCEFDYLEAAAASGRAPYLKRLLAEGASFRGACVVPTFTNPNNLSIVCGAPPAVHGICGNYFFDRSANGGRGEEVMMNDPKYLRAGTILAAFADAGASVAVVTAKDKLRRLLGHGMRGICFSSEKADQATLEDNGIDNVLDLVGMPVPSVYSAELSEFVFAAGVRLMETRRPDLMYLSTTDYIQHKFAPGSDGANAFYAMMDKYLAQLDALGCVVALTADHGMNAKHDDTTKAPNVIYLQDQFDSWLGRGVEAGGARVILPITDPYVVHHGALGSYATVYLPEDVDRAALKGKLAALPGIESVLDNAEACARFELPPDRVGDLVIVSDKHVVLGTSQSRHDLSGLDAPLRSHGGVSEQTVPLVFNRATAGIPGKAQLRNFDIFDVALNHLH; the protein is encoded by the coding sequence ATGTCGAACCCGAATCTTTCCAGCGTCGCCGCCCCGAGTATCACGGTCAATCAGCGCACCTACCAATGGATGAAACAGCCCGTGGTGGTGGTCTGCGTGGACGGATGTGAATTCGATTACCTGGAAGCCGCCGCCGCCAGCGGCCGCGCGCCGTACCTGAAACGCCTGCTGGCCGAGGGCGCGAGCTTTCGCGGGGCGTGCGTGGTGCCCACCTTCACCAACCCGAACAACCTGTCCATCGTGTGCGGCGCGCCGCCGGCGGTGCACGGCATCTGCGGCAACTACTTCTTCGATCGCAGCGCCAACGGTGGCCGCGGCGAGGAAGTGATGATGAACGACCCCAAGTACCTGCGCGCCGGCACCATCCTGGCCGCCTTTGCCGATGCCGGCGCAAGCGTGGCGGTGGTGACCGCCAAGGACAAGCTGCGCCGGCTGCTCGGCCATGGCATGCGCGGCATCTGCTTCTCCTCGGAAAAGGCCGACCAGGCCACGCTGGAGGACAACGGCATCGACAACGTGCTGGACCTTGTCGGCATGCCGGTGCCGAGCGTGTACAGCGCCGAGCTGTCCGAGTTTGTCTTTGCCGCCGGCGTGCGGCTGATGGAAACCCGCCGGCCGGACCTGATGTACCTGTCCACCACGGACTACATCCAGCACAAGTTCGCCCCCGGCTCGGACGGCGCCAATGCGTTCTACGCCATGATGGACAAGTACCTGGCGCAGCTCGACGCGCTCGGCTGCGTGGTGGCGCTGACCGCCGACCACGGCATGAACGCCAAGCACGACGACACCACCAAGGCCCCCAACGTGATCTACCTGCAGGACCAGTTCGACAGCTGGCTCGGCCGTGGCGTGGAAGCCGGCGGCGCGCGCGTGATCCTGCCGATCACCGATCCGTATGTGGTGCACCACGGCGCGCTTGGCTCCTATGCCACCGTCTACCTGCCGGAGGATGTCGACCGCGCAGCGCTCAAGGGCAAGCTGGCGGCCCTGCCGGGCATCGAAAGCGTGCTCGACAACGCCGAAGCCTGCGCGCGCTTCGAGCTGCCGCCGGACCGCGTGGGCGACCTGGTGATCGTCAGCGACAAGCACGTGGTGCTGGGCACCAGCCAGAGCCGCCACGACCTGTCCGGGCTGGACGCACCGCTGCGCTCCCACGGCGGCGTGTCGGAGCAGACCGTGCCGCTGGTGTTCAACCGCGCCACGGCGGGTATTCCCGGCAAGGCGCAGCTGCGCAACTTCGACATCTTCGACGTCGCGCTCAATCACCTGCACTGA
- a CDS encoding DeoR/GlpR family DNA-binding transcription regulator has translation MLAEQRQKFILDQLAASGALAISELVTELDVSRETIRRDLNALAARGLLILTHGGALTPERAEPDAQTRAAVNAEGKRAIGMRAAELVPDGASLIIDYGTTTHTVAQALHGHHNLLVYTNDFAIALLLGRRNGNRVVMLGGELQDNEDATHGWDTIEQLSRYHADFAFIGTGGITADGQMSDFSRAAAELRSRMLQAASVACVVADHTKFGRNAGVLVKHFEKAAYLISDMAPEPELAAALKARGPVLRIA, from the coding sequence GTGCTGGCTGAACAGCGGCAAAAATTCATCCTCGACCAGCTCGCCGCCAGCGGCGCGCTGGCCATCAGCGAGCTGGTCACCGAGCTGGATGTCTCGCGCGAGACCATCCGCCGCGACCTCAATGCGCTGGCGGCGCGCGGCCTGCTGATCCTCACCCACGGCGGCGCGCTCACGCCCGAGCGGGCCGAGCCGGATGCCCAGACCCGCGCCGCGGTCAATGCGGAGGGCAAGCGCGCCATCGGCATGCGCGCGGCGGAGCTGGTGCCCGATGGCGCCTCGCTGATCATCGACTACGGCACCACCACCCACACCGTGGCGCAGGCGCTGCATGGCCATCACAACCTGCTGGTCTATACCAATGACTTCGCCATCGCCCTGCTGCTGGGGCGGCGCAACGGCAATCGGGTGGTGATGCTCGGTGGCGAGCTGCAGGACAACGAGGACGCCACCCACGGCTGGGACACCATCGAGCAACTGTCGCGCTACCACGCGGACTTTGCCTTTATCGGCACCGGCGGCATTACCGCCGACGGCCAGATGAGCGATTTCTCGCGTGCCGCCGCCGAGCTGCGCAGCCGCATGCTGCAAGCGGCGAGCGTGGCGTGCGTGGTGGCGGACCACACCAAGTTTGGCCGTAATGCCGGCGTGCTGGTGAAGCATTTCGAGAAGGCGGCTTACTTGATTTCCGATATGGCGCCTGAGCCCGAGCTGGCCGCTGCGCTCAAGGCGCGCGGGCCGGTGTTGCGCATCGCCTGA
- a CDS encoding sulfotransferase family protein, which yields MPSNQFHFISGLPRSGSTLLSALLLQNPRFHAGMTSPVGTLFNAVLAQCSAGSEFGPVLAQDQRRRLLRGLFDSYYADKAGKGVVFDTNRNWCARMPALQDLFPNAKVIACVRNVAWVMDSLERLYRANPYENTKLFSDDAERSTVYSRVDTLAQRNRLVGFAWAALKEAYYGENAGSLLLVDYDLLSQAPDKVMRLVYDFIGEPWFAHDFNNVQYDAPEFDQSLGVSGLHQVKSKVAKQARRSILPPDLFEKYAALSFWEDGSKSAANVIRAKRD from the coding sequence GTGCCTTCCAACCAGTTCCACTTCATCTCGGGCTTACCCCGGTCAGGGTCAACCTTACTGTCCGCGCTACTGCTGCAGAATCCCCGGTTCCACGCCGGGATGACGAGTCCGGTGGGGACGCTGTTCAATGCCGTGCTGGCGCAATGCAGCGCCGGCAGCGAATTCGGGCCCGTGCTCGCCCAGGACCAGCGCCGCCGGCTGCTGCGTGGCCTGTTCGATAGCTATTACGCGGACAAGGCCGGCAAAGGCGTGGTGTTCGACACCAATCGCAACTGGTGCGCACGCATGCCCGCGCTGCAGGATCTGTTTCCCAATGCCAAGGTGATTGCCTGCGTGCGCAATGTCGCCTGGGTCATGGACAGTCTTGAGCGCTTGTATCGTGCCAATCCGTATGAAAACACCAAGCTGTTTTCCGATGACGCCGAACGCAGCACCGTCTATAGCCGGGTCGATACCCTGGCGCAGCGCAATCGCCTGGTTGGCTTTGCGTGGGCCGCGCTCAAGGAAGCCTACTACGGCGAGAACGCTGGTTCCCTGCTGCTGGTCGACTACGATTTGCTCAGCCAGGCGCCCGACAAGGTAATGCGCCTGGTTTATGACTTTATCGGCGAGCCGTGGTTTGCGCACGATTTCAATAACGTGCAATACGACGCGCCAGAGTTCGATCAGTCCTTGGGCGTGTCCGGCCTGCACCAGGTGAAATCCAAGGTGGCAAAGCAAGCTCGGCGCAGCATCCTGCCGCCGGACCTGTTCGAGAAGTACGCCGCGCTGTCGTTCTGGGAGGACGGCAGCAAAAGCGCGGCCAATGTCATCCGCGCAAAGCGCGATTAG
- a CDS encoding 2-aminoethylphosphonate--pyruvate transaminase: protein MIRGNDPILLTPGPLTTSLATKQAMLRDWGSWDTSFNAITRSLCDDLIAIVRGQDTHVCVPMQGSGTFSVEAAIANVVPRDGKVLVPQNGAYCQRILKICKVLGRASVELPIAEDQPATAALIEAALLRDPSITHVAQVHCETGAGVLNPLPEIAALCARLGKGLIVDAMSSFGALEIDARTMPFDALVAATGKCIEGVPGMGFVLVKKSVLEASQGNSHSLALDLYDQYTYMQKTTQWRFTPPTHVVAAFRAALDQFLEEGGQPVRGARYRANYRTLVGGMAELGFRPFLPPEVQAPIIVTFHAPDDARYDFKTFYAKVRERGYILYPGKLTQVETFRVGCIGAIDANEMRNVVSAIGETLAEMGIEMKAPLARAA, encoded by the coding sequence ATGATCCGCGGCAACGACCCCATCCTGCTGACCCCCGGCCCCCTCACCACCTCGCTCGCCACCAAGCAAGCCATGCTGCGCGACTGGGGATCGTGGGACACCAGCTTCAACGCCATCACGCGCAGCCTGTGCGACGACCTGATCGCCATCGTGCGCGGGCAGGATACGCATGTCTGCGTGCCCATGCAGGGCAGCGGCACCTTCTCGGTGGAAGCCGCCATCGCCAACGTGGTGCCGCGCGACGGCAAGGTGCTGGTGCCGCAGAACGGTGCCTATTGCCAGCGCATCCTCAAGATCTGCAAGGTGCTGGGACGAGCCAGCGTGGAACTGCCGATCGCCGAAGACCAGCCCGCCACCGCGGCGCTGATCGAAGCCGCGCTGCTGCGCGATCCGTCCATCACCCACGTGGCGCAGGTGCACTGCGAAACCGGCGCCGGCGTGCTCAACCCCCTGCCCGAGATCGCCGCACTGTGCGCGCGCCTTGGCAAGGGCCTGATCGTCGATGCCATGAGCTCCTTCGGTGCGCTGGAGATCGATGCGCGCACCATGCCGTTCGACGCGCTGGTGGCCGCTACCGGCAAGTGCATCGAAGGCGTGCCGGGCATGGGCTTCGTGCTGGTAAAGAAGAGCGTGCTGGAAGCCAGCCAGGGCAACAGCCATTCACTGGCACTGGACCTGTACGACCAGTACACCTACATGCAGAAGACCACCCAGTGGCGCTTCACCCCGCCCACGCACGTGGTAGCCGCCTTCCGCGCCGCGCTCGACCAGTTCCTGGAAGAAGGCGGACAGCCGGTGCGCGGCGCACGCTATCGCGCCAACTACCGGACGCTGGTGGGCGGCATGGCCGAACTGGGTTTCCGCCCTTTCCTCCCGCCAGAAGTGCAGGCCCCCATCATCGTCACCTTCCACGCACCGGACGACGCCCGCTACGACTTCAAGACCTTCTACGCCAAGGTGCGCGAGCGTGGCTACATCCTCTATCCCGGCAAGCTGACGCAGGTGGAAACCTTCCGCGTGGGCTGCATTGGCGCAATCGACGCCAATGAGATGCGCAATGTGGTGAGCGCAATCGGCGAGACGCTAGCGGAAATGGGCATCGAGATGAAAGCGCCGCTAGCCAGGGCGGCCTGA
- a CDS encoding Bug family tripartite tricarboxylate transporter substrate binding protein translates to MRIQYLAAMALTVCVSALASGMAVAQPYPAKPVTIVIGSSPGSTTDGLARAMGAQITRETGQPVIVDSRPGAFGGIAAQLVARSAPDGYTLFMTTNTTQAANPHLVKNLPYNPIKDFAPIGQVVQGYMVMVVNPNVKATNVPEFIALAKKEPGKLTFGSGSSSARVATEQFQHMTGTKLTYVPYKANPAAVIDLVAGQTDVMIVDLTTSLPQVKAGKLRALGVSSPQRSPLLPNVPTIAEQGVKGYESGYWNGLYAPAGTPVPIINRLNALMRNAMATESIRHFVTENGMEVKVSSPEELAKFQLAELARWGAIIKTAGIQPE, encoded by the coding sequence ATGCGGATCCAATATCTGGCGGCAATGGCCTTGACCGTGTGCGTGAGCGCGCTGGCGTCCGGCATGGCCGTTGCGCAGCCCTATCCGGCCAAGCCGGTCACCATCGTGATCGGTTCCAGCCCCGGCAGCACCACGGATGGCCTGGCCCGCGCAATGGGTGCCCAGATCACCAGGGAGACGGGCCAGCCGGTCATCGTCGACAGCCGCCCCGGCGCATTCGGCGGCATCGCGGCGCAGCTTGTCGCACGCTCGGCGCCCGACGGCTACACCCTGTTCATGACCACCAACACCACGCAGGCGGCTAATCCGCACCTGGTGAAGAACCTGCCGTACAACCCCATCAAGGACTTTGCGCCGATTGGCCAGGTGGTCCAGGGCTACATGGTGATGGTGGTGAACCCCAACGTGAAGGCCACGAACGTGCCCGAGTTCATCGCACTGGCCAAGAAGGAGCCGGGCAAGCTGACCTTCGGCTCCGGCTCATCGTCGGCGCGGGTCGCCACCGAGCAATTTCAGCACATGACCGGGACGAAACTCACATACGTTCCCTACAAGGCCAATCCGGCCGCCGTGATCGACCTGGTGGCCGGACAGACCGACGTGATGATCGTCGACCTGACCACCAGCCTGCCGCAGGTCAAGGCCGGCAAGCTGCGCGCGCTTGGCGTCAGCAGCCCGCAGCGCTCGCCGCTGCTGCCCAACGTGCCGACCATCGCGGAGCAAGGTGTGAAGGGCTATGAGTCTGGTTACTGGAACGGGCTGTACGCCCCGGCAGGCACGCCGGTACCGATCATCAACCGGCTAAACGCGCTGATGCGCAATGCCATGGCGACCGAATCCATCCGGCATTTCGTGACGGAGAACGGCATGGAGGTGAAGGTGTCGTCGCCGGAGGAGCTGGCTAAATTCCAGCTTGCCGAGCTCGCTCGCTGGGGCGCGATCATCAAGACGGCAGGCATCCAGCCCGAATAG
- a CDS encoding phosphonate utilization associated transcriptional regulator, translating into MSRPAAQSSDIAILQSQSLTTLVQRELEMRIVSGGLLPGARLNEIELAGEFNVSRGPLREAFRALEQAGLLRTEKNRGVFVRAISLEEADEIYALRAVLDEYVGRLLAANITAQGVRELRALIEAMGAASTARDLDEYARLNLTLHDHMVELAGNRKLVETYRRLVKELTLFRREALSADSNAIPTSTREHREIVSAIAARDVELAGRLMREHVERGRARMHAAVAPVDGGAAADQP; encoded by the coding sequence ATGTCACGGCCAGCCGCTCAGTCGAGCGATATCGCGATCCTGCAGAGCCAGTCGCTGACCACCCTGGTGCAGCGCGAGCTTGAAATGCGCATCGTGTCCGGCGGCCTGCTGCCAGGCGCCAGGCTCAATGAAATCGAACTCGCGGGCGAGTTCAATGTGTCGCGCGGCCCGCTGCGCGAAGCCTTCCGGGCGCTGGAGCAGGCCGGCCTGCTGCGCACCGAGAAGAACCGCGGCGTGTTCGTGCGCGCCATCTCCCTGGAAGAAGCCGACGAGATCTATGCGCTGCGCGCGGTGCTGGATGAGTACGTAGGCCGGCTGCTCGCCGCCAACATCACGGCGCAGGGCGTGCGCGAGCTGCGCGCGCTGATCGAGGCCATGGGCGCGGCCAGCACCGCGCGCGACCTCGACGAATACGCCCGTCTTAACCTCACCCTGCATGACCACATGGTGGAACTCGCCGGCAACCGCAAGCTGGTGGAAACCTACCGGCGCCTGGTCAAGGAACTCACCTTGTTCCGGCGCGAGGCGCTTTCCGCCGACAGCAACGCCATCCCCACCTCTACCCGCGAGCACCGCGAAATCGTGTCGGCCATCGCCGCGCGCGATGTCGAGCTGGCGGGCAGGCTGATGCGCGAGCACGTGGAGCGCGGCCGCGCCCGCATGCATGCCGCCGTGGCGCCAGTGGATGGCGGCGCCGCGGCCGATCAGCCCTGA
- the gdhA gene encoding NADP-specific glutamate dehydrogenase — protein MTSASLETFLAGVARRDPDQPEFLQAVKEVMMTLWPFVEQHPRYGEQALLERLVEPERVIQFRVAWTDDRGQVQVNRGFRVQHSSAIGPYKGGMRLHPTVNLSVLKFLGFEQTLKNALTTLPMGGGKGGSDFDPKGKSDGEVMRFCQALMTELYRHLGPDTDVPAGDIGVGAREVGFMAGMMKKLSNSSASVFTGKGMAFGGSLMRPEATGYGTVYFAQEMLHRRGRDFSGLRVLLSGSGNVAQYAAEKAIELGAKVLTVSDSGGVLHYPKGMNSEQLTALMAFKNEARGRLADFAAEQDLHFEAGRTPWHVPADVALPCATQNELDGNDAERLLANGVFCVAEGANMPSTLDAVDRFLAARILYAPGKASNAGGVATSGLEMSQNAMRMSWHHAEVDEKLHAIMKDIHGNCIHYGQKADGFINYVEGANVAGFVKVADAMLAQGVV, from the coding sequence GTGACATCTGCCTCCCTTGAAACATTCCTGGCCGGCGTTGCCCGGCGCGACCCTGACCAGCCCGAATTCCTCCAGGCCGTGAAGGAAGTCATGATGACGCTCTGGCCCTTCGTCGAGCAGCATCCGCGCTACGGCGAACAGGCCTTGCTGGAGCGGCTGGTGGAACCCGAGCGCGTGATCCAGTTCCGCGTGGCATGGACCGACGACCGCGGCCAGGTGCAGGTCAACCGGGGCTTCCGCGTGCAGCACAGCTCCGCCATCGGTCCCTACAAGGGCGGCATGCGCCTGCATCCCACGGTCAATCTCTCGGTATTGAAGTTCCTGGGCTTCGAGCAGACGCTGAAGAATGCGCTGACCACGCTGCCCATGGGCGGCGGCAAGGGCGGCTCGGACTTCGATCCCAAGGGCAAGTCCGACGGCGAGGTGATGCGCTTTTGCCAGGCGCTGATGACCGAGCTCTACCGCCACCTTGGCCCGGACACCGACGTGCCCGCCGGTGATATCGGCGTGGGCGCGCGGGAAGTCGGTTTCATGGCCGGCATGATGAAAAAACTGTCCAACAGTTCCGCCAGCGTCTTCACCGGCAAGGGCATGGCCTTCGGGGGCAGCCTGATGCGGCCCGAAGCCACCGGCTACGGCACGGTGTATTTCGCGCAGGAGATGCTGCACCGCCGCGGGCGCGATTTCAGCGGCCTGCGCGTGCTGCTGTCCGGCTCGGGCAACGTGGCCCAGTATGCCGCCGAGAAAGCGATCGAGCTGGGCGCCAAGGTGCTTACGGTCTCCGACTCCGGCGGCGTGCTGCACTACCCCAAGGGCATGAACAGCGAACAATTGACGGCCTTGATGGCTTTCAAGAACGAGGCGCGCGGCCGCCTGGCCGACTTCGCCGCCGAGCAGGACCTGCACTTCGAAGCCGGCCGCACGCCCTGGCACGTGCCGGCGGACGTGGCGCTGCCCTGCGCCACGCAAAACGAGCTGGACGGCAATGACGCCGAACGCTTGCTGGCCAACGGCGTGTTCTGCGTGGCCGAAGGCGCCAACATGCCCTCCACGCTGGACGCCGTGGACCGCTTCCTGGCCGCGCGCATCCTCTATGCGCCGGGCAAGGCCAGCAATGCCGGCGGCGTCGCCACCTCGGGGCTGGAAATGTCGCAGAACGCCATGCGCATGTCCTGGCACCACGCCGAGGTCGACGAGAAGCTGCACGCGATCATGAAGGACATCCACGGCAACTGCATCCACTACGGCCAGAAAGCCGACGGGTTCATCAACTACGTGGAGGGTGCGAACGTGGCCGGGTTTGTGAAGGTTGCGGACGCGATGCTGGCGCAGGGCGTGGTTTGA
- a CDS encoding IclR family transcriptional regulator — protein MAADAAAADRDTPTLRAFALLEFLVAADRPLSLAEIMQGFDAPKASLHRMLGALEAGGLVIREPGARNAYAVGPRLSRLGVAIVTHSGTRQLRHAILARLVADIGETVNLTMLHETSVLYLDRMEAPWPLRLDLKPGSRVPLHCSASGKLLLSLLPREQRAALVRQLPLERFTPNTVTNVELLEAELDRSAHKQLGVDNEEFVAGISCVAVPVRDERGQVVAALAVHAPTARSPLSRSLEFVPRLQETARELAATF, from the coding sequence ATGGCTGCCGACGCGGCAGCGGCGGACCGCGACACCCCCACGCTGCGCGCCTTCGCCCTGCTGGAATTCCTGGTTGCGGCCGACCGCCCCTTGTCGCTGGCGGAAATCATGCAGGGTTTCGACGCGCCCAAGGCTTCGCTGCACCGCATGCTTGGCGCGCTGGAGGCCGGCGGGCTGGTGATCCGCGAGCCGGGCGCGCGCAACGCCTATGCCGTGGGGCCGCGCCTGTCGCGCCTTGGCGTGGCCATCGTCACGCATTCGGGTACGCGGCAGTTGCGCCATGCCATCCTGGCGCGGCTGGTGGCGGACATCGGCGAGACAGTCAACCTGACCATGCTGCACGAAACCTCGGTGCTGTACCTGGACCGCATGGAAGCACCGTGGCCGCTGCGGCTGGACCTGAAGCCGGGCTCGCGCGTGCCGCTGCACTGCTCGGCCAGTGGCAAGCTGCTGCTATCGCTGCTGCCGCGCGAGCAGCGCGCCGCGCTGGTGCGGCAGCTGCCGCTGGAGCGCTTTACGCCCAACACGGTCACCAATGTGGAATTGCTCGAAGCCGAGCTGGACCGCAGCGCGCACAAGCAGCTTGGCGTGGACAACGAGGAGTTCGTGGCGGGGATCTCCTGCGTGGCCGTGCCGGTGCGCGACGAGCGCGGGCAGGTGGTAGCGGCGCTGGCGGTGCATGCGCCTACGGCACGCTCGCCGTTGTCGCGCTCGCTGGAGTTCGTGCCGCGCCTGCAGGAAACAGCGAGGGAGCTGGCCGCTACGTTCTGA
- a CDS encoding HugZ family protein: protein MEVPIDQVVSLLHEAAYGTLATHACALPGYPYATVVPFVTDAASAPVICVSALAEHTRNLLADARVSLSVLEPGAADVQNAPRLTLVGDAARIEPNADELARYLRYAPAAEPLLALDFQFFRIHPSAIRFIAGVGRMGWIGQSAWDALPQVPPGVEAGIVQAASLAAPGGVRVLGVDGYGIDYDIAGQRRRRCFPHAPIAPDALEATAVALAASLA, encoded by the coding sequence GTGGAAGTCCCGATCGATCAAGTTGTCAGCCTGCTCCACGAAGCGGCCTACGGCACCCTGGCCACGCACGCTTGCGCCCTGCCCGGCTACCCCTACGCCACCGTGGTGCCGTTCGTGACCGACGCGGCCAGTGCGCCCGTGATCTGCGTCAGCGCATTGGCCGAGCACACGCGCAACCTGCTTGCCGATGCGAGAGTGAGCCTGTCGGTGCTAGAGCCTGGCGCCGCGGACGTGCAGAACGCCCCGCGCCTGACGCTGGTGGGCGATGCGGCCCGCATCGAGCCAAATGCCGACGAGCTGGCGCGTTACCTGCGCTATGCGCCGGCTGCCGAGCCATTGCTGGCGCTGGATTTCCAGTTCTTCCGCATCCACCCGAGCGCCATACGGTTTATCGCCGGCGTCGGCCGGATGGGCTGGATCGGGCAATCGGCATGGGACGCCTTGCCGCAGGTGCCGCCAGGCGTCGAGGCCGGGATCGTGCAAGCGGCGTCGCTCGCCGCGCCTGGCGGCGTGCGCGTGCTTGGCGTGGATGGCTATGGCATTGACTATGACATCGCGGGGCAACGCCGCCGCCGGTGCTTTCCCCATGCGCCCATCGCGCCGGACGCGTTGGAGGCGACGGCCGTGGCCCTTGCGGCCAGCCTCGCCTGA
- the phnY gene encoding phosphonoacetaldehyde dehydrogenase → MNAPKFSTGQVSPHFRAEALRIDGKKVMRERVIEVCNPYDGSLVGTVPMASVEDVRQAFAVARAYRSTLTRFERAAILNRAAALLRERVEEASDLITLESGLCKKDSLYEIGRVADVLGFAANETLRDDGQLFSCDLTPHGKKRRVMTQRSPFLGVICAITPFNHPMNQVAHKVAPSIATNNRMVLKPSEKVPLSAYYLADILYEAGLPPQMLQVVTGDPREIADELITHPSVDLVTFTGGVGIGKYIANKAGYKRVVLELGGNDPLIVMDDADLERATDLAVQGSYKNSGQRCTAVKRMLVHQAVAERFTELVVEKTRAWKYGDPMDRTVDMGTVIDAEAAALFESRVKEAVAQGARLVLGNHRDGARYSPTVIDRVDPAMTVVREETFGPVSPIITFRDIDDAIRISNGTAFGLSSGVCTNRMDDFARFADELQVGTVNLWEVPGYRIELTPFGGIKDSGLGYKEGVQEAIKSFTNLKSITMPWG, encoded by the coding sequence ATGAACGCCCCCAAGTTTTCCACCGGCCAGGTCAGCCCGCACTTCCGCGCCGAAGCGCTGCGCATCGATGGCAAGAAGGTCATGCGCGAGCGCGTGATCGAAGTGTGCAACCCGTACGACGGCTCGCTGGTCGGGACCGTGCCGATGGCCAGCGTGGAAGACGTGCGCCAAGCGTTTGCCGTGGCGCGCGCCTACCGCTCCACGCTGACCCGCTTCGAGCGTGCCGCCATCCTCAACCGCGCCGCCGCGCTGCTGCGCGAGCGCGTGGAGGAGGCGTCCGACCTGATCACGCTGGAGTCCGGGCTATGCAAGAAGGACTCGCTGTACGAGATCGGCCGCGTGGCCGATGTGCTTGGCTTTGCCGCCAACGAAACCCTGCGCGATGACGGCCAGCTGTTCTCGTGCGACCTGACCCCGCACGGCAAGAAGCGCCGCGTGATGACCCAGCGCTCGCCGTTCCTCGGCGTGATTTGCGCGATCACGCCGTTCAACCATCCGATGAACCAGGTCGCGCACAAGGTGGCGCCGTCCATCGCCACCAACAACCGCATGGTGCTCAAGCCTTCGGAAAAGGTGCCGCTGTCCGCCTACTACCTGGCCGATATCCTCTATGAAGCCGGCTTGCCGCCGCAGATGCTGCAGGTGGTCACGGGCGACCCGCGCGAGATCGCCGACGAACTGATCACCCACCCCTCGGTGGATCTGGTCACCTTCACCGGCGGCGTCGGCATCGGCAAGTACATTGCCAACAAGGCCGGCTACAAGCGCGTGGTGCTGGAGTTGGGCGGCAACGATCCGCTGATCGTGATGGACGATGCCGACCTGGAACGCGCCACCGACCTGGCGGTGCAGGGCTCGTACAAGAACTCCGGGCAACGCTGCACGGCGGTCAAGCGCATGCTGGTGCACCAGGCCGTGGCGGAGCGGTTTACCGAGCTGGTGGTGGAAAAGACCCGGGCATGGAAATACGGCGACCCCATGGACCGCACCGTGGACATGGGCACCGTGATCGACGCCGAAGCCGCCGCGCTGTTCGAGTCCCGCGTGAAAGAAGCCGTTGCGCAGGGCGCCCGCCTGGTGCTGGGCAACCACCGCGACGGCGCGCGCTACTCGCCCACCGTGATCGACCGCGTGGATCCCGCGATGACGGTGGTGCGGGAGGAAACCTTCGGCCCGGTTTCGCCCATCATCACCTTCCGCGATATCGATGACGCCATCCGGATTTCCAACGGCACCGCGTTTGGATTGTCCTCGGGTGTATGCACTAATCGGATGGACGACTTTGCGCGCTTTGCCGATGAGTTGCAGGTGGGAACGGTCAACCTGTGGGAAGTGCCGGGCTATCGTATCGAGCTGACGCCGTTTGGCGGGATCAAGGATTCGGGGCTTGGGTATAAGGAAGGGGTGCAGGAGGCGATCAAGAGTTTTACTAATCTGAAGTCGATTACGATGCCATGGGGGTAG